A window of Cellulomonas fimi contains these coding sequences:
- a CDS encoding acyl-CoA thioesterase: MTRTLQLAYATFRPRPAIAGQTLFSPSVTTMRVHPGDLDLYRHVNNGVYLQMMDVARANFIADLGGYRLLAEHGWYPVVAASTVKYRRSLTLGERFTITTRVLGWDERVCYLEQAFARGDQHIARGVVAGRFLARDGRRIPAPDVVELLAGTHVDAPELPEDVATWAAAVDVAHRA, from the coding sequence GTGACCCGGACGCTCCAGCTCGCCTACGCCACGTTCCGCCCCCGGCCCGCGATCGCGGGGCAGACGCTCTTCTCCCCGTCGGTGACGACGATGCGGGTGCACCCCGGCGACCTCGACCTCTACCGGCACGTGAACAACGGTGTCTACCTGCAGATGATGGACGTCGCGCGCGCCAACTTCATCGCCGACCTCGGCGGCTACCGCCTGCTCGCGGAGCACGGCTGGTACCCCGTCGTCGCGGCGTCCACGGTCAAGTACCGCCGGTCCCTCACGCTCGGCGAGCGGTTCACGATCACCACGCGCGTCCTCGGCTGGGACGAGCGCGTCTGCTACCTCGAGCAGGCGTTCGCGCGCGGCGACCAGCACATCGCCCGCGGCGTCGTGGCAGGCCGTTTCCTCGCGCGTGACGGCCGGCGCATCCCCGCCCCCGACGTGGTCGAGCTGCTCGCGGGCACGCACGTCGACGCACCGGAGCTGCCCGAGGACGTCGCCACCTGGGCCGCCGCGGTCGACGTCGCGCACCGCGCCTGA
- a CDS encoding DJ-1/PfpI family protein, whose protein sequence is MNTGHHLRVGIFVFDGAEELDVVGPYDVLSSWAAHSPLRPEVLTFSADGAGVRCAKGLCLVPDTSADEVGPLHVLVYPGGAGTRALAADSAHLEWLRDVRSTTPLVASVCTGALVLAAAGLLAGRPATTHWAAFDELAALDPSVLADTEARFVDDGDVVTSAGVSAGIDMALHLVARLDSTEAARGVRRGIQYDPAPPV, encoded by the coding sequence GTGAACACCGGTCACCACCTGCGGGTCGGCATCTTCGTCTTCGACGGGGCCGAGGAGCTCGACGTCGTGGGGCCGTACGACGTGCTGTCGTCGTGGGCCGCGCACTCGCCGCTGCGGCCCGAGGTGCTGACGTTCTCCGCGGACGGCGCGGGCGTGCGGTGCGCGAAGGGCCTGTGCCTGGTCCCCGACACCTCGGCCGACGAGGTCGGCCCGCTGCACGTGCTCGTGTACCCCGGCGGCGCGGGGACGCGTGCCCTCGCCGCCGACTCGGCGCACCTCGAGTGGCTGCGCGACGTGCGCTCGACGACGCCGCTGGTGGCGAGCGTGTGCACGGGCGCGCTGGTGCTCGCGGCGGCGGGGCTGCTGGCGGGCCGTCCGGCGACGACGCACTGGGCCGCGTTCGACGAGCTCGCCGCCCTGGACCCGAGCGTGCTGGCCGACACCGAGGCACGGTTCGTCGACGACGGGGACGTCGTGACGTCGGCGGGCGTGTCCGCGGGCATCGACATGGCGCTGCACCTGGTGGCCCGGCTCGACTCGACGGAGGCCGCGCGCGGGGTCCGCCGAGGGATCCAGTACGACCCCGCTCCCCCGGTCTGA
- the nadA gene encoding quinolinate synthase NadA — MTLTTSAAFTEPAPSALLLLGRGVDLASERGVECVGDLPAPSDPDLVERARAARAALGDRAFVLGHHYQRDEVIAFADVTGDSFKLAREAAARPDAEFVIFCGVHFMAESADILTSDSQQVVLPDLAAGCSMADMAAIDQVEDAWDVLVDAGVAEDTVPVTYMNSTAAIKAFTGRHGGTVCTSSNAHVALRWAFDKVGGVDGTGKVLFMPDQHLGRNTAVLQLGLSLDDCVVFDPRKPNGGLTTQQLKDARMILWRGHCSVHGRFSARNVEDVRAAVPDVTVLVHPECKHEVVTAADMVGSTEYIIKALDAAEPGTSWAIGTELNLVRRLANAHPDKQVHYLDSTVCFCSTMNRIDLPHLVWAMESLAAGRVPNRIVVDANDAHWARVALDQMLALPGY, encoded by the coding sequence GTGACGCTGACGACCTCCGCCGCCTTCACGGAGCCCGCGCCCTCGGCCCTGCTGCTGCTCGGCCGTGGCGTCGACCTCGCCTCGGAGCGCGGGGTCGAGTGCGTCGGGGACCTGCCCGCACCGAGCGACCCGGACCTGGTCGAGCGCGCACGTGCGGCGCGAGCGGCGCTGGGCGACCGCGCGTTCGTGCTGGGGCACCACTACCAGCGCGACGAGGTGATCGCGTTCGCCGACGTGACGGGCGACTCGTTCAAGCTCGCGCGCGAGGCCGCGGCCCGGCCCGACGCCGAGTTCGTCATCTTCTGCGGCGTGCACTTCATGGCGGAGTCCGCCGACATCCTCACGTCCGACAGCCAGCAGGTCGTGCTCCCGGACCTCGCGGCGGGCTGCTCGATGGCCGACATGGCCGCGATCGACCAGGTCGAGGACGCGTGGGACGTGCTGGTCGACGCGGGCGTCGCCGAGGACACCGTCCCCGTCACGTACATGAACTCGACGGCGGCCATCAAGGCGTTCACGGGCCGCCACGGCGGCACGGTGTGCACGTCGTCGAACGCGCACGTCGCGCTGCGCTGGGCGTTCGACAAGGTCGGCGGCGTCGACGGCACCGGCAAGGTCCTGTTCATGCCGGACCAGCACCTCGGGCGGAACACCGCCGTGCTGCAGCTCGGTCTCTCGCTCGACGACTGCGTGGTGTTCGACCCGCGCAAGCCGAACGGCGGCCTCACGACGCAGCAGCTCAAGGACGCGCGCATGATCCTGTGGCGCGGGCACTGCTCGGTGCACGGCCGCTTCTCGGCGCGCAACGTCGAGGACGTCCGCGCGGCCGTCCCGGACGTCACCGTGCTCGTGCACCCCGAGTGCAAGCACGAGGTCGTGACCGCGGCCGACATGGTCGGCTCGACGGAGTACATCATCAAGGCGCTCGACGCGGCCGAGCCGGGGACGTCGTGGGCGATCGGCACGGAGCTCAACCTGGTCCGCCGCCTCGCCAACGCCCACCCCGACAAGCAGGTGCACTACCTCGACTCGACGGTGTGCTTCTGCTCGACGATGAACCGCATCGACCTGCCGCACCTCGTGTGGGCGATGGAGTCGCTCGCCGCGGGCCGCGTGCCGAACCGGATCGTGGTCGACGCGAACGACGCGCACTGGGCCCGCGTGGCCCTCGACCAGATGCTGGCGCTGCCGGGCTACTGA
- a CDS encoding glycerate kinase, translating to MHRVRVLVAPDTFGSVLTAREVAATIADGWRRAAPHDDVEQCPLADGGPGFVDTLHAALGGETVPVTVTGPLGEPAPAVLLVVDGPRGRTAYVESAHAVGLPLVPPDRRDPTRTTTRGVGDLLVAARDAGARRVVVGLGGSATNDGGAGMLLGAGLDGARERLGAGGGALAGIVPADLAGLRTLRAAWAGVELVVATDVDVPLLGLQGASAGFAPQKGASPEQAQALERALADLAHAATTVLADDLRPDLLAGARPSSAAARLTAAPGAGAAGGLGFGLALLGARLVPGAAFVAEHVGLDDRLAASDLVVTGEGRFDWQSLHGKVASEVAERALRHGIPTVVLAGDVQVGRRELSAAGITAAYAVGETPDEVRAALADPVTTLRARAERVARTWSR from the coding sequence ATGCACCGCGTGCGCGTCCTCGTCGCCCCCGACACCTTCGGCTCCGTCCTCACCGCCCGTGAGGTCGCGGCCACGATCGCCGACGGCTGGCGCCGGGCCGCGCCGCACGACGACGTCGAGCAGTGCCCGCTCGCCGACGGCGGTCCCGGCTTCGTCGACACGCTGCACGCCGCGCTCGGCGGCGAGACCGTGCCCGTCACGGTGACCGGACCGCTCGGCGAGCCAGCGCCCGCGGTGCTGCTGGTCGTCGACGGGCCCCGCGGGCGCACGGCGTACGTCGAGTCCGCGCACGCGGTCGGCCTGCCGCTGGTGCCGCCCGACCGGCGCGACCCCACGCGGACGACGACGCGCGGCGTGGGTGACCTGCTGGTCGCCGCGCGCGACGCCGGGGCGCGGCGGGTCGTCGTCGGCCTCGGCGGCTCGGCCACCAACGACGGCGGCGCGGGCATGCTCCTCGGCGCGGGCCTCGACGGCGCTCGCGAGCGCCTCGGTGCCGGCGGGGGCGCGCTCGCCGGGATCGTTCCCGCCGACCTCGCGGGCCTGCGCACGCTGCGCGCCGCGTGGGCCGGCGTCGAGCTCGTCGTCGCGACGGACGTCGACGTGCCGCTGCTCGGTCTCCAGGGCGCGAGCGCGGGCTTCGCCCCCCAGAAGGGTGCCTCGCCCGAGCAGGCGCAGGCGCTCGAGCGCGCGCTCGCCGACCTCGCGCACGCCGCCACGACCGTCCTGGCGGACGACCTGCGGCCCGACCTGCTCGCGGGCGCGCGGCCGTCGTCCGCCGCCGCGCGGCTCACCGCGGCGCCCGGTGCGGGCGCCGCGGGCGGGCTCGGGTTCGGCCTCGCGCTGCTCGGCGCGCGGCTCGTCCCGGGCGCCGCGTTCGTCGCGGAGCACGTCGGCCTCGACGACCGGCTCGCCGCGAGCGACCTCGTCGTCACCGGCGAGGGCCGGTTCGACTGGCAGAGCCTGCACGGCAAGGTCGCCTCCGAGGTCGCCGAGCGCGCGCTGCGGCACGGGATCCCGACCGTGGTCCTGGCCGGTGACGTGCAGGTCGGGCGGCGCGAGCTGTCCGCCGCGGGGATCACCGCCGCGTACGCCGTGGGGGAGACGCCCGACGAGGTCCGCGCCGCGCTCGCCGACCCCGTCACGACGCTGCGCGCACGCGCCGAGCGGGTGGCCCGCACCTGGTCGCGCTGA
- the erpA gene encoding iron-sulfur cluster insertion protein ErpA: MSETTQTQTHGVLLTDVAADKVRSLLEQEGRDDLRLRVAVQPGGCSGLIYQLYFDERLLDGDVTRDYDGVEVVVDRMSVPYLEGATIDFADTIEKQGFTIDNPNAGSACACGGSFS; this comes from the coding sequence ATGAGCGAGACCACGCAGACCCAGACGCACGGCGTCCTGCTCACGGACGTGGCGGCGGACAAGGTCCGCAGCCTGCTCGAGCAGGAGGGCCGCGACGACCTGCGTCTGCGCGTCGCCGTCCAGCCCGGCGGCTGCTCGGGCCTCATCTACCAGCTGTACTTCGACGAGCGCCTGCTCGACGGCGACGTGACGCGCGACTACGACGGCGTCGAGGTCGTGGTCGACCGCATGAGCGTCCCCTACCTCGAGGGCGCGACGATCGACTTCGCCGACACGATCGAGAAGCAGGGCTTCACGATCGACAACCCGAACGCGGGCTCGGCCTGCGCGTGCGGCGGCTCGTTCAGCTGA
- a CDS encoding sulfurtransferase TusA family protein, with product MSDPGPAPVVDARGLRCPAPVIALAKAARTAAPGTELTVLATDPAARHDVPAWARMRGHAMVSSTEEEGVLRLTVRLAPTPAP from the coding sequence GTGAGCGACCCCGGCCCCGCCCCCGTCGTCGACGCGCGCGGTCTGCGCTGCCCGGCACCTGTGATCGCGCTCGCGAAGGCCGCGCGCACCGCGGCGCCCGGGACCGAGCTCACCGTGCTCGCGACCGACCCGGCCGCGCGCCACGACGTGCCCGCATGGGCGCGGATGCGCGGTCACGCGATGGTGTCCAGCACCGAGGAGGAGGGCGTCCTGCGCCTGACCGTGCGGCTCGCGCCGACACCCGCGCCGTGA
- a CDS encoding cysteine desulfurase family protein translates to MLDAGGRAPLLPQARAAFVEALDQGWADPRRLHAEGRRARLLLDGAREAIAAVVGARTDDVDLAPSHTTALHTAVLTVARGRRRAGSDVVVPAVERAAVLHAADTAVASSGGRRVEVPVDRHGRVDVERMVDAVTAPGVALAALQHANGEVGTRQPVAEVHDAARRAGVPLLVDAGASLGHVDVGGAWDVLAADAGDWGGPSGIGVLVTRPGVRRSPVAPEDEDRWFPGGVSVPPALAAAVALQVAVADRDAADAERRALVDRVRHRVAAEVPDVEVVGDPDDRLPHVVTFSFLYVDGEALVTALDALGFAVASGSACTSSSLEPSHVLAAMGVLTHGNVRLALPRGTRGDDVDRFLDALPGVVARVRAAGGVDGL, encoded by the coding sequence GTGCTCGACGCGGGCGGGCGGGCACCGCTGCTCCCGCAGGCACGCGCGGCGTTCGTCGAGGCGCTCGACCAGGGCTGGGCCGACCCCCGCCGGCTGCACGCCGAGGGCCGCCGGGCACGCCTCCTGCTCGACGGCGCACGCGAGGCGATCGCGGCGGTCGTCGGCGCGCGCACGGACGACGTCGACCTCGCGCCGTCGCACACGACGGCGCTGCACACGGCGGTGCTCACGGTCGCGCGCGGCCGGCGGCGGGCCGGGAGCGACGTCGTCGTGCCGGCGGTCGAGCGCGCGGCGGTGCTGCACGCCGCGGACACGGCGGTCGCGTCGTCCGGCGGCCGACGGGTCGAGGTGCCGGTCGACCGGCACGGCCGTGTCGACGTCGAGCGGATGGTCGACGCGGTCACCGCCCCCGGCGTCGCGCTCGCTGCCCTCCAGCACGCCAACGGCGAGGTCGGCACGCGGCAGCCGGTCGCCGAGGTCCACGACGCGGCCCGTCGTGCGGGCGTCCCGCTGCTCGTCGACGCCGGGGCGAGCCTCGGCCACGTCGACGTCGGCGGCGCCTGGGACGTGCTGGCCGCCGACGCGGGCGACTGGGGCGGCCCGTCGGGCATCGGCGTGCTGGTGACGCGTCCGGGCGTGCGCCGCTCCCCCGTCGCGCCCGAGGACGAGGACCGCTGGTTCCCCGGGGGCGTGAGCGTCCCCCCGGCGCTCGCGGCGGCCGTGGCACTGCAGGTGGCCGTCGCCGACCGGGACGCCGCGGACGCCGAGCGGCGCGCGCTCGTCGACCGCGTCCGCCACCGCGTGGCCGCGGAGGTCCCGGACGTCGAGGTGGTCGGGGACCCGGACGACCGCCTGCCGCACGTCGTGACGTTCTCGTTCCTCTACGTCGACGGCGAGGCGCTCGTGACGGCGCTCGACGCGCTCGGCTTCGCGGTCGCGTCCGGCTCGGCGTGCACGTCGAGCTCGCTCGAGCCCAGCCACGTGCTCGCCGCGATGGGCGTGCTCACGCACGGCAACGTGCGACTCGCGCTCCCCCGCGGCACGCGGGGCGACGACGTCGACCGCTTCCTCGACGCGCTGCCCGGCGTGGTCGCCCGGGTCCGCGCAGCCGGCGGGGTGGACGGGCTGTGA
- the coxB gene encoding cytochrome c oxidase subunit II — MHPEHPRRTRRPALLTAGLAAVVVVALSGCSDEVQRGWLPGSSDAEITDQTARIVSLWRGSWIAALIVGLITWGLILWCVAVYRKRKNDDVLPVQLRYHVPLEVMYVILPIFMVGVLFYYTNRDMSAINDTSAEADLHVQAIGKQWSWDFNYLDDGAYETGEHAQDVGSTGALEDQVTLYLPVDERVEFTLDSRDVIHSFWIPSFLYKMDMIPGKTNTFQVTPTEEGTYLGKCAELCGEYHSSMLFNVKVVSREEYDAHIQELKDKGQEGSLGLEYSRLQDVDSVSSSTTQEESDR; from the coding sequence GTGCACCCGGAACACCCCCGCCGGACGCGCCGCCCGGCCCTGCTGACGGCAGGCCTCGCGGCCGTCGTCGTGGTCGCCCTGAGCGGTTGCTCCGATGAGGTCCAACGCGGCTGGCTGCCCGGCTCGTCGGACGCCGAGATCACCGACCAGACCGCCCGGATCGTCAGCCTGTGGCGTGGCTCCTGGATCGCCGCACTCATCGTCGGCCTCATCACCTGGGGCCTGATCCTGTGGTGCGTCGCGGTCTACCGGAAGCGCAAGAACGACGACGTGCTGCCCGTGCAGCTGCGCTACCACGTCCCGCTCGAGGTCATGTACGTGATCCTGCCGATCTTCATGGTCGGCGTGCTCTTCTACTACACGAACCGCGACATGTCGGCGATCAACGACACCTCCGCCGAGGCCGACCTGCACGTGCAGGCGATCGGCAAGCAGTGGAGCTGGGACTTCAACTACCTCGACGACGGCGCGTACGAGACCGGCGAGCACGCGCAGGACGTCGGCAGCACCGGGGCCCTCGAGGACCAGGTCACGCTGTACCTGCCGGTCGACGAGCGCGTCGAGTTCACGCTCGACTCGCGCGACGTCATCCACTCGTTCTGGATCCCGTCGTTCCTCTACAAGATGGACATGATCCCGGGGAAGACCAACACGTTCCAGGTGACCCCCACCGAGGAGGGCACCTACCTCGGCAAGTGCGCCGAGCTCTGCGGCGAGTACCACTCGTCGATGCTGTTCAACGTGAAGGTCGTCTCCCGCGAGGAGTACGACGCGCACATCCAGGAGCTCAAGGACAAGGGCCAGGAGGGCTCGCTGGGGCTCGAGTACAGCCGGCTGCAGGACGTGGACAGCGTCAGCAGCAGCACCACGCAGGAAGAGAGCGACCGCTGA